In one Marinomonas maritima genomic region, the following are encoded:
- a CDS encoding aspartate kinase: MALLVQKYGGTSVGTAERIEAVADRVYKYKQQGDDIVVVVSAMSGETNRLIDLAKSISDSPSAREMDVLLSTGEQVTIALLSMALMKRGLDARSYTGSQIRITTDSAHGKARIQKIDTEAMRADLDAGRVVVAAGFQGSDEFGNITTLGRGGSDTTGVALAAALKADECQIYTDVDGVYTTDPRVVDSARRLDKITFEEMLEMASLGSKVLQIRAVEFAGKYQVPLRVLSSFVEGEGTLITTEGSNSMEQPAVSGIAFNRDEAKLTLKGVPDIPGIAARILGPISDANIEVDMIVQNVSVDGTTDFTFTVHRNEYNQALSTLNGIAKELGAIAVLSDAKIAKVSIVGVGMRSHAGVASIMFRALAAESINIQLISTSEIKVSVIIDEKYMELAVRALHSAFKLSDVTSSVREA, encoded by the coding sequence ATGGCGTTGTTAGTTCAAAAATACGGCGGAACTTCGGTAGGCACCGCTGAGCGTATTGAGGCGGTTGCTGATAGGGTTTATAAGTACAAGCAGCAAGGTGATGACATTGTTGTTGTTGTTTCTGCTATGAGTGGTGAAACCAACAGGCTGATTGATCTTGCTAAAAGCATTAGTGATTCACCTAGTGCGCGCGAGATGGATGTCCTGTTGTCAACGGGGGAGCAGGTTACGATTGCGCTTTTGTCTATGGCGCTAATGAAGCGTGGTCTTGATGCTCGTTCTTATACTGGTTCGCAGATTCGTATTACGACCGACAGCGCACATGGTAAAGCGAGAATTCAAAAAATTGATACCGAGGCGATGCGTGCAGATTTAGACGCTGGGCGTGTGGTCGTGGCGGCAGGGTTTCAAGGTTCAGATGAATTTGGCAATATTACGACGCTGGGTCGTGGTGGTTCTGATACGACAGGGGTCGCCTTGGCGGCTGCTTTAAAAGCAGATGAGTGTCAAATTTATACCGATGTGGATGGTGTTTATACAACGGACCCTCGCGTGGTAGACAGTGCACGACGTTTGGATAAGATCACTTTTGAAGAAATGTTGGAAATGGCAAGCCTGGGCTCTAAGGTATTGCAGATTCGCGCTGTAGAGTTTGCTGGCAAGTATCAAGTGCCACTTAGGGTGCTGTCTAGTTTTGTTGAGGGTGAAGGTACGTTGATAACAACTGAGGGGAGTAATAGTATGGAGCAGCCAGCGGTTTCTGGGATTGCATTCAATAGAGATGAAGCTAAGTTAACTCTAAAAGGTGTGCCTGATATTCCAGGTATTGCTGCGCGGATCCTTGGTCCTATTAGTGATGCGAATATTGAAGTGGATATGATAGTTCAAAATGTGTCTGTCGATGGTACAACCGACTTTACTTTTACGGTGCATCGCAATGAATACAATCAAGCATTGTCCACTTTGAATGGTATCGCGAAAGAGCTTGGTGCGATTGCTGTACTTTCTGACGCAAAAATAGCAAAAGTATCTATTGTCGGTGTCGGGATGCGTTCGCATGCTGGTGTGGCAAGTATTATGTTTAGGGCTTTAGCGGCGGAGTCAATTAATATTCAACTGATCTCTACTTCTGAGATTAAAGTGTCTGTGATTATTGATGAAAAATACATGGAGTTAGCGGTTAGGGCGTTGCACTCTGCGTTTAAATTGAGTGATGTGACATCTAGTGTTCGAGAGGCGTAA
- a CDS encoding tRNA dihydrouridine synthase, protein MDHTMRKLLSQIGGMDYLVSEFVRVTQYSIPAHTFKRLVPENKNKAETEHNHPVHTQLLGSNAELMAESAFNAVKAGATHIDVNFGCPAKRVNGHGGGSVLLQTPSALYDIMHAIRKTLPTNIPVSAKIRLGYEDEALLFDNVAAIESAGTGKLTIHGRTKKDGYKPPARWEKIGEIQDKTKMTVVANGDIVDVGSLLRCQAITGCNHFMIGRGSLSNPFIYQDLRAAIRGNTIENHQRELVTLFTHYTKSLQQDYDEVATLGRLKQWCGHLRFEFDAIRENLQTLRRCKSVSELSLAIESITEA, encoded by the coding sequence ATGGATCACACAATGCGCAAACTGCTTTCGCAAATTGGCGGCATGGATTACCTCGTCTCAGAATTCGTCCGAGTCACCCAATATTCAATACCAGCGCACACTTTTAAGCGCCTTGTTCCTGAAAACAAAAACAAGGCAGAAACAGAACACAACCACCCCGTTCACACACAGCTTCTAGGAAGCAACGCCGAGCTGATGGCTGAAAGCGCCTTCAACGCCGTAAAAGCTGGAGCTACCCATATTGATGTCAATTTTGGCTGCCCAGCAAAACGCGTAAACGGCCACGGCGGAGGCTCAGTCTTACTGCAAACTCCAAGCGCTCTTTACGACATAATGCACGCCATCCGAAAAACACTACCGACAAACATTCCAGTATCAGCAAAAATACGCTTAGGGTACGAAGATGAAGCATTATTATTTGATAATGTTGCTGCGATAGAAAGTGCAGGCACAGGAAAATTAACCATACACGGCAGAACTAAAAAAGATGGTTACAAGCCACCTGCACGCTGGGAAAAAATAGGAGAGATACAAGATAAAACTAAAATGACTGTGGTGGCAAACGGTGACATTGTCGATGTGGGCTCCTTACTGAGATGCCAAGCCATTACAGGGTGCAACCACTTTATGATTGGCAGAGGATCACTTAGCAATCCATTCATTTACCAGGATCTAAGAGCCGCCATTCGAGGCAACACCATAGAGAACCATCAGCGTGAATTAGTCACGCTTTTCACACACTACACAAAAAGCCTACAACAAGACTATGACGAAGTAGCAACACTAGGAAGACTAAAACAATGGTGCGGACATTTGCGCTTTGAATTCGATGCCATAAGAGAAAATCTACAAACACTAAGACGCTGCAAAAGCGTGAGTGAACTATCACTAGCAATAGAATCAATTACAGAAGCATGA
- the csrA gene encoding carbon storage regulator CsrA, with the protein MLILTRRVGETLMVGDEVSVTVLGVKGNQVRIGINAPKDVSVHREEIYLRIQQEQGQQPDVQDS; encoded by the coding sequence ATGCTTATTCTGACTCGTCGAGTGGGTGAAACATTAATGGTTGGTGATGAAGTATCTGTCACTGTATTAGGTGTAAAAGGCAATCAGGTACGCATTGGTATTAATGCACCTAAAGATGTGTCTGTTCATCGTGAAGAAATCTATCTTCGCATTCAACAAGAGCAAGGGCAGCAGCCTGATGTTCAAGACTCTTAA
- a CDS encoding OadG family protein, producing the protein MSGLFEDGLGLMVLGMGFVFLFLVVLIFATGYMSRLLNYFFPEVLPEIVARPAAGASNSSGVDAQLTAVITAAVHQHRNNKNS; encoded by the coding sequence ATGAGCGGGTTATTTGAAGATGGTTTGGGGTTGATGGTCTTGGGAATGGGTTTTGTTTTTCTGTTTCTGGTTGTCTTGATTTTCGCTACAGGCTATATGTCACGCCTGTTAAATTATTTTTTCCCTGAAGTTTTACCTGAGATAGTAGCACGGCCTGCGGCTGGCGCTTCTAATTCGTCTGGTGTGGATGCGCAGTTGACGGCGGTGATTACCGCTGCGGTGCATCAGCATAGAAACAATAAAAACTCTTAA
- the alr gene encoding alanine racemase — MARPLTATIDLNAILQNYRYAKKLQPTCKAFAVVKSNAYGHGAIEVARHLDNEADAFAVAAIEEALALREAGIVSPVMLLEGVFEEYEWKLCEQHGFWAAIENTQQLNWLLASQVNIEKIFVKLDSGMRRLGADKAGACDLVKKLRESNLVGDVLLMTHFSCADDLSDIATMEQLTYFEKVRQEIGTIEASVANSAAIMKWAVPEGGWIRPGIMLYGISPFADLTGQQLGLASAMTLTSKVISVRSLKKGEKVGYGLSYEAAEDHQLATVAVGYGDGYARHTQSGAPLEVNASPAMLAGRVSMDMITVRFADASQSFEIGQEVVLWGGSIPVESVADYASTIGYELVTRMTTRPRYQYHTVSEIKS, encoded by the coding sequence ATGGCAAGGCCACTAACCGCAACGATAGATTTGAATGCTATTTTGCAGAACTATCGTTATGCCAAAAAGCTTCAGCCGACGTGTAAAGCGTTTGCTGTCGTTAAAAGTAATGCTTATGGGCACGGTGCGATTGAAGTTGCTCGACACCTTGATAATGAAGCAGATGCTTTTGCTGTTGCTGCGATAGAAGAAGCGCTAGCACTGCGTGAGGCAGGTATTGTTTCTCCTGTTATGTTGCTTGAAGGGGTTTTCGAAGAGTATGAATGGAAGTTGTGTGAACAGCATGGCTTTTGGGCAGCAATTGAAAACACTCAACAGCTGAATTGGTTGTTGGCTAGCCAAGTAAATATTGAAAAAATATTTGTGAAGCTAGATTCTGGTATGCGTAGATTGGGCGCAGATAAAGCGGGTGCATGTGATTTGGTTAAGAAGCTCAGAGAAAGTAATCTGGTGGGTGATGTGTTGTTAATGACGCATTTTTCCTGTGCAGATGATTTATCTGATATCGCGACCATGGAGCAGCTGACGTATTTTGAAAAAGTGCGTCAAGAAATAGGCACCATTGAGGCAAGTGTGGCAAATTCAGCGGCGATCATGAAGTGGGCTGTCCCTGAGGGCGGCTGGATTCGCCCAGGAATCATGTTGTATGGCATATCGCCATTTGCTGATTTGACGGGTCAGCAGTTGGGGTTGGCATCAGCAATGACATTGACATCTAAGGTTATTTCTGTGCGCTCTTTGAAAAAGGGTGAAAAGGTCGGTTACGGCCTGTCTTATGAGGCTGCAGAAGATCACCAGTTGGCGACGGTTGCTGTTGGGTACGGTGATGGTTATGCTCGCCATACTCAAAGCGGTGCGCCATTAGAGGTGAACGCGTCTCCTGCTATGTTGGCTGGGCGAGTATCGATGGATATGATTACGGTCCGTTTTGCTGATGCCAGTCAGTCTTTTGAGATTGGTCAAGAGGTTGTGTTGTGGGGGGGGAGTATTCCGGTTGAAAGCGTCGCGGATTATGCCAGTACCATAGGTTATGAATTGGTGACTAGAATGACCACTCGGCCTCGTTATCAGTACCATACGGTTAGCGAAATCAAATCCTAA
- a CDS encoding sodium ion-translocating decarboxylase subunit beta, whose protein sequence is MENKLLNLYHDTGIYQLELGQFVMICVGLLLVYLAIKKGFEPLLLLPIGIGAVLVNIPGAGFMAAPVYDAAGHMTSPGGLQYYIYHGGIETGLFPLIIFMGVGAMTDFGPMLANPKTLLLGAAAQFGIFATVIGAVLLGASGIMDFTLADAAAIGIIGGADGPTAIFVASRLAPDLLGAIAVAAYSYMALVPLIQPPIMRALTSKEERSIKMEQLRPVTKKEKIVFPLVVIILVAMFLPSAAPLLGMFCFGNLMRECGVVDRLSDTAQNALINIVTVFLGLGVGSKLSSEDFLNLETLGILSLGLIAFSIGTAAGILMAKLMNRFSAEAINPLIGAAGVSAVPMAARVANKVGLEANKQNFLLMHAMGPNVAGVIGSAVAAGVMLSYVGG, encoded by the coding sequence ATGGAAAACAAATTACTTAATCTTTATCACGATACCGGTATTTATCAGCTTGAGCTCGGTCAGTTTGTGATGATCTGTGTTGGTTTGTTGCTGGTTTATTTGGCAATAAAAAAAGGTTTTGAGCCGTTGCTTCTTTTGCCAATTGGTATTGGTGCGGTTTTGGTAAATATACCTGGTGCAGGATTTATGGCGGCGCCTGTTTATGACGCTGCTGGACACATGACTTCACCGGGTGGTCTGCAATACTATATATATCATGGTGGTATTGAGACTGGCCTGTTTCCCTTGATTATTTTCATGGGTGTGGGGGCTATGACGGATTTCGGTCCTATGTTGGCTAACCCTAAAACTTTGTTGTTAGGTGCTGCTGCTCAGTTTGGTATCTTCGCGACGGTTATTGGTGCGGTATTGTTGGGTGCGTCTGGAATAATGGACTTTACTCTAGCTGATGCGGCTGCGATCGGTATTATTGGTGGTGCAGATGGTCCGACGGCTATTTTTGTTGCCAGTCGCCTTGCTCCTGATTTGCTGGGTGCAATTGCTGTGGCTGCATATTCTTATATGGCGTTAGTTCCTCTTATTCAGCCTCCAATTATGCGAGCTCTGACGTCTAAAGAAGAGCGTTCTATTAAGATGGAGCAGCTAAGGCCAGTAACGAAGAAAGAGAAGATTGTTTTTCCTCTCGTAGTAATTATTTTGGTTGCTATGTTTTTGCCTTCGGCAGCACCTCTTTTGGGTATGTTTTGTTTTGGCAATCTGATGCGTGAATGTGGTGTGGTGGATCGCTTAAGTGATACGGCGCAAAATGCCTTGATTAATATTGTGACTGTCTTCCTTGGTTTAGGGGTTGGTTCGAAATTAAGTTCCGAGGATTTTTTGAATTTAGAAACCTTAGGGATTTTGAGTTTAGGATTGATTGCATTTTCTATCGGTACTGCTGCAGGTATTTTGATGGCAAAACTGATGAATAGATTTTCAGCTGAAGCAATTAATCCATTAATTGGTGCGGCGGGTGTATCGGCGGTGCCTATGGCGGCTCGAGTTGCTAATAAAGTTGGCCTTGAAGCTAATAAACAGAATTTTTTACTGATGCACGCTATGGGGCCAAATGTGGCAGGTGTTATCGGCTCTGCTGTAGCTGCAGGTGTTATGCTTAGTTACGTTGGTGGCTAA
- the oadA gene encoding sodium-extruding oxaloacetate decarboxylase subunit alpha — translation MTLIKQPLGITDVVLRDAHQSLFATRMRIDDMLPIAEKLDQVGFWSLESWGGATFDSCIRFIGEDPWERIRELKKAMPKTPQQMLLRGQNLLGYRHYADDVVNKFVERAAFNGVDVFRIFDAMNDPRNLETAIKAVKQQGKHAQGTISYTKSRVHTTQNWVDYAKTLEDMGADSIAIKDMSGILTPYDAFELVSLLKAQTQLEVQLHAHATSGLSDMTILKAVEAGIDRVDTAISSMSMTYGHTATESVVAALQGTDRDTGLDLALLEEIAAYFREVRKKYAKFEGSLRGTDSRILIAQVPGGMLTNMEGQLKEQGAADKFDEVLKEIPRVREDLGLIPLVTPTSQIVGTQAVLNVLTGERYKSISKETAGILKGEYGAAPAEFNKELQARVLDGAEAITCRPADLLSPEMDKLTEELLGLSREKNIKLADDQIDDVLTYALFPQIGLRFLQNRGDASVFEPVPTLEETIVDKPASVVSASEASVYTVEVSGQRFVVQVLEGGDVSNIQPAVSATSAPAQSVTPVSTSGEDVPSPLAGNIFKILVSPGQQVEEGDTVIILEAMKMETEISAPKSGVVGSINVKEGDSVQVGQSLLTL, via the coding sequence ATGACACTAATTAAGCAACCTCTAGGCATTACCGATGTCGTTTTGCGTGATGCTCATCAATCCTTGTTTGCAACACGCATGCGCATTGACGATATGCTTCCTATCGCTGAAAAGCTTGATCAAGTTGGCTTTTGGTCGCTTGAGTCTTGGGGTGGTGCAACGTTCGATTCCTGTATTCGATTTATTGGTGAGGACCCTTGGGAGCGCATTCGTGAGCTTAAGAAGGCAATGCCAAAAACACCGCAGCAAATGTTATTGCGTGGCCAGAACCTATTAGGTTATCGCCATTATGCTGATGATGTTGTAAATAAATTTGTTGAGCGAGCCGCATTTAATGGTGTAGATGTTTTTCGTATTTTTGATGCGATGAATGACCCTCGTAACTTAGAGACGGCGATTAAAGCGGTTAAGCAACAAGGTAAGCATGCTCAAGGCACTATTTCATATACCAAGAGTCGAGTGCATACCACTCAGAATTGGGTGGATTATGCAAAGACGCTTGAGGATATGGGGGCTGACTCTATTGCTATTAAAGATATGTCTGGCATTCTGACGCCATACGATGCTTTTGAATTGGTGAGTTTGCTTAAGGCGCAAACTCAGTTAGAAGTTCAGTTACATGCGCATGCTACTTCTGGGCTGTCTGATATGACAATTCTAAAGGCAGTCGAAGCGGGAATTGATCGTGTTGATACGGCCATTTCTTCTATGTCGATGACATATGGGCATACGGCGACTGAATCTGTTGTTGCTGCATTGCAAGGGACGGACCGAGATACTGGTTTGGATTTGGCTTTATTGGAAGAGATTGCTGCTTACTTTCGCGAAGTGAGAAAGAAATACGCAAAATTTGAAGGTTCTCTTCGTGGTACGGACTCACGAATTCTTATTGCTCAAGTACCTGGCGGTATGTTGACTAATATGGAAGGTCAGCTGAAAGAGCAGGGTGCTGCGGATAAGTTTGATGAAGTGTTAAAAGAGATTCCAAGAGTTCGTGAAGATTTAGGTTTGATCCCTCTTGTTACGCCAACATCTCAGATTGTTGGAACTCAAGCTGTGTTAAATGTTTTGACGGGTGAGCGATATAAATCCATCTCAAAAGAAACGGCTGGTATTTTGAAGGGGGAGTATGGCGCCGCGCCAGCAGAATTCAATAAGGAGCTTCAAGCTCGAGTGTTGGATGGTGCTGAGGCGATTACTTGTCGCCCTGCAGATTTACTATCTCCAGAAATGGATAAGTTGACCGAAGAGTTGCTTGGCTTGTCACGCGAGAAGAATATCAAATTGGCGGATGATCAAATTGATGATGTGCTGACTTATGCTTTGTTTCCACAGATAGGTCTGAGATTTCTTCAGAATCGTGGTGATGCAAGTGTCTTTGAGCCTGTACCAACATTAGAAGAAACTATTGTTGATAAGCCAGCTTCTGTTGTTTCCGCATCTGAGGCGAGTGTTTACACGGTTGAGGTGTCAGGCCAGCGTTTTGTAGTTCAGGTGTTGGAGGGTGGTGATGTTAGTAATATTCAGCCTGCTGTTAGTGCTACAAGCGCGCCTGCGCAATCCGTTACTCCTGTATCGACCTCAGGTGAGGATGTTCCTTCTCCGTTAGCGGGTAATATTTTCAAGATCTTGGTGTCGCCGGGTCAGCAAGTTGAAGAAGGTGATACTGTGATCATTCTTGAAGCCATGAAAATGGAGACGGAGATTTCAGCGCCTAAATCTGGTGTGGTAGGTTCCATTAATGTGAAAGAAGGCGACTCTGTGCAAGTGGGTCAGTCACTTCTTACTTTGTAG
- a CDS encoding D-amino acid dehydrogenase: MKICVLGAGVVGLTTAYYLVKKGFQVTVIDRQPGVALETSFANAGQISPGYSAPWAAPGIPLKAIKWLMQKHAPLRVSAEPEIKKISWMVKMLGQCNNDAYSVNKSRMMALAEYSRDQFISLRKDIGIQYQDGQGGTLQLFRKEEQVDAAEKDIKVLKALGVPHQVLSPEQIVELEPGLRLVIEKFKGGLRLTGDETGDCYLFCQSLKETCEEMGVTFQFNSDIKSLSTQANKLNGVITEQGLQVFDSVVVCLGSYSKELLKACDIDIPVYPVKGYSLTVPILDAAYAPISTVMDETYKVAVTRLGGRIRAAGTAELTGYNLDLPKSRTETISHVVNDLFGKGCDLSEAEYWTGLRPMTPDGTPVVGASGIDGLYLNTGHGTLGWTMSCGSAAVIADIIAGDETQINSQDLSVKRYKK; the protein is encoded by the coding sequence ATGAAGATTTGTGTGCTTGGCGCTGGTGTTGTTGGCCTTACTACTGCGTATTATTTGGTTAAAAAAGGTTTTCAGGTTACGGTCATTGATCGTCAGCCTGGCGTAGCTTTAGAGACCAGCTTTGCTAATGCTGGGCAAATTTCTCCAGGGTATTCGGCTCCTTGGGCTGCGCCAGGTATTCCTTTAAAGGCCATTAAATGGTTAATGCAAAAACATGCTCCATTGAGGGTGAGCGCTGAGCCAGAAATCAAAAAAATAAGCTGGATGGTTAAAATGCTGGGGCAGTGTAATAACGATGCATACAGCGTAAATAAATCCAGAATGATGGCGTTAGCAGAATACAGTCGTGATCAATTTATATCCTTAAGAAAAGACATTGGAATTCAGTATCAGGATGGACAGGGTGGGACGTTGCAACTTTTTCGAAAAGAAGAGCAGGTTGATGCAGCAGAAAAAGACATCAAAGTCTTAAAGGCGCTGGGTGTACCCCATCAGGTGTTATCACCAGAACAGATTGTTGAGCTCGAGCCAGGCCTTCGCCTTGTGATTGAAAAATTCAAAGGTGGATTGAGATTAACAGGAGATGAGACAGGGGATTGCTATTTGTTCTGTCAGTCGCTGAAAGAAACGTGTGAAGAAATGGGGGTTACCTTTCAGTTTAATTCGGATATTAAGTCATTAAGTACCCAAGCGAATAAGTTGAATGGCGTTATCACCGAGCAAGGGCTACAAGTGTTCGATAGTGTTGTTGTTTGTTTAGGTAGTTATTCAAAGGAGCTGCTTAAAGCGTGTGATATCGATATTCCTGTTTATCCAGTGAAAGGATACTCCTTGACGGTTCCTATTTTAGACGCTGCTTATGCGCCAATTTCGACAGTGATGGATGAAACTTACAAGGTGGCGGTAACGCGTCTTGGTGGCCGTATTCGTGCTGCGGGAACCGCTGAGCTCACTGGGTATAACTTGGACTTGCCTAAATCCAGAACAGAGACGATTAGTCATGTTGTAAATGATTTATTTGGTAAAGGCTGTGACCTATCAGAAGCTGAGTATTGGACTGGGTTGCGTCCGATGACGCCAGATGGCACACCGGTTGTTGGTGCTAGCGGTATTGATGGTTTGTATTTGAATACAGGACATGGAACGCTTGGCTGGACAATGAGTTGTGGTTCTGCAGCTGTTATTGCGGATATCATTGCTGGTGATGAAACACAGATAAACTCTCAGGATTTGTCTGTTAAACGTTATAAAAAATAA
- the alaS gene encoding alanine--tRNA ligase, whose protein sequence is MKSSELRQSFLSYFESKQHQIVESSSLIPGNDPTLLFTNAGMVQFKDVFLGEDQRPYTRATSSQRCVRAGGKHNDLENVGYTARHHTFFEMLGNFSFGDYFKKEAITYAWEFLTDVLKLPKEKLLVTVYADDDEAFDFWHDMIGVPKEKIIRIGDNKGGRFQSDNFWAMGDTGPCGPCSEVFYDHGEHIWGGPPGSPEEDGDRFIEIWNVVFMQFNRSADGTMVPLPKPSVDTGMGLERIAAILQGVHSNYEIDLFQNLIKAAAKLVGTDDLSAQSLRVIADHIRSCSFMIVDGVIPSNEGRGYVLRRIVRRAVRHGNKLGKKGVFFHKLVDALDLEMGDAYPELRKLKDRVASILLKEEEQFAKTLDQGMKILEEAISQLGDKKIIPGETVFKLYDTFGFPADLTNDVARENSLEIDEAGFEVAMDAQRARARSASNFSMDMSGSVTLDSVTEFTGYDDLAGQCEVETILVDGVSVDSIEVGQFAAVVLKSTPFYGESGGQVGDKGWLRGPGAFKVANTTKQAKAHLHQGELKEGHLSVGDVLTGEVDRSMRMATTLNHSATHLMHEALRRILGDHVTQKGSLVDSERLRFDFSHFEGVTAVEIEQIEDMVNEQIRLNRPVETDIMDVESAKEKGAMALFGEKYDSEVRVLTMGADYSIELCGGTHVKRTGDIGLFKIITESGIAAGVRRIEALTGKAAIDSTRHTELLLSNVAGLVKGNKENTFDKVVALNEHARSLQKELDLLKGKMAALAGADLASQAVAIEGGKLLVAQVEVADPKELRDLLDELKSKLESAVILLAAVNDGKVSLIAGVTKELTKKIKAGDLIKMVAPLVDGKGGGRPDMAQAGGNNPDGLANALALVPDWVVERV, encoded by the coding sequence ATGAAGAGTTCTGAATTACGCCAGTCATTTTTATCGTATTTTGAAAGTAAGCAACATCAGATTGTTGAATCCAGCTCATTGATTCCGGGCAATGACCCAACTTTGCTGTTTACAAACGCCGGTATGGTTCAGTTTAAGGATGTATTTCTGGGCGAAGATCAGCGTCCATATACACGTGCGACCAGCTCTCAGCGTTGTGTTCGAGCAGGTGGTAAGCACAATGACCTCGAAAACGTAGGTTATACAGCGCGCCATCACACGTTCTTCGAAATGTTGGGTAACTTCAGCTTTGGTGATTATTTCAAAAAAGAAGCCATTACTTACGCTTGGGAATTTCTAACTGACGTTTTGAAATTGCCAAAAGAAAAGCTACTTGTGACGGTTTACGCAGACGATGACGAAGCGTTTGATTTTTGGCATGACATGATTGGTGTGCCAAAAGAGAAAATTATTCGAATTGGTGATAACAAAGGTGGACGTTTTCAGTCAGATAACTTCTGGGCGATGGGCGACACTGGTCCTTGCGGTCCTTGTTCTGAAGTGTTTTACGATCATGGTGAGCATATTTGGGGTGGGCCTCCAGGTTCTCCGGAAGAAGATGGCGATCGCTTTATTGAAATTTGGAACGTAGTTTTCATGCAATTCAATCGTTCTGCGGACGGCACTATGGTGCCGTTGCCTAAGCCTTCTGTTGATACGGGCATGGGGTTAGAGCGTATTGCGGCGATTCTGCAAGGCGTACACAGCAACTACGAAATTGATTTGTTTCAGAATTTAATCAAGGCTGCTGCAAAATTAGTAGGTACTGACGATTTAAGTGCTCAGTCATTGCGTGTTATTGCCGATCATATCCGTTCTTGTTCCTTTATGATCGTGGACGGTGTTATCCCTTCTAACGAAGGCCGTGGTTATGTCTTACGTCGCATTGTTCGTCGTGCGGTTCGTCATGGAAATAAATTGGGTAAAAAAGGTGTTTTCTTTCATAAGTTGGTAGATGCGTTAGATCTTGAGATGGGTGATGCCTACCCAGAATTGCGGAAGCTGAAAGACCGTGTTGCGTCTATTCTTCTGAAAGAAGAGGAACAGTTTGCGAAGACGCTTGATCAAGGTATGAAAATTCTCGAAGAGGCAATCTCACAGCTGGGCGATAAAAAAATCATTCCAGGTGAAACCGTCTTTAAATTGTATGACACATTTGGCTTCCCTGCAGATTTGACCAATGACGTTGCCCGTGAAAACAGTCTTGAAATAGATGAGGCTGGTTTTGAAGTGGCGATGGATGCACAGCGCGCTAGAGCGCGTTCTGCTAGTAACTTCTCTATGGACATGTCTGGCAGCGTCACGCTCGACAGTGTCACCGAATTTACAGGTTACGATGACTTAGCTGGTCAATGTGAAGTTGAAACCATTCTTGTGGATGGTGTTTCCGTAGACTCTATTGAAGTGGGGCAGTTTGCAGCGGTTGTTTTAAAAAGTACGCCTTTTTACGGTGAGTCTGGCGGACAGGTCGGCGATAAGGGCTGGTTGCGAGGTCCTGGTGCGTTCAAAGTGGCTAATACGACGAAACAAGCCAAGGCGCACTTGCATCAAGGTGAGTTAAAGGAAGGTCATTTATCGGTTGGCGACGTGCTGACGGGTGAAGTCGATCGCTCGATGCGTATGGCAACAACGTTGAATCATTCTGCTACACATTTAATGCATGAAGCATTGCGTCGTATTCTGGGTGATCACGTGACTCAAAAAGGGTCGTTGGTTGATTCTGAGCGTTTGCGTTTTGACTTTTCTCATTTTGAAGGCGTTACTGCGGTTGAAATTGAGCAAATCGAAGACATGGTAAACGAGCAAATTCGTCTAAATCGTCCTGTTGAAACCGACATCATGGACGTTGAATCGGCCAAAGAAAAAGGTGCGATGGCGTTGTTCGGTGAGAAATACGACAGCGAAGTGCGCGTATTGACCATGGGAGCGGACTATTCTATCGAGCTGTGTGGTGGTACGCATGTTAAGCGCACGGGTGATATTGGTCTCTTTAAAATTATTACGGAAAGTGGCATTGCTGCTGGCGTTCGTCGAATCGAAGCGTTAACCGGAAAAGCGGCTATCGATAGTACTCGTCACACTGAATTGCTATTAAGTAATGTGGCTGGATTGGTTAAAGGTAATAAAGAAAATACGTTCGATAAAGTGGTTGCCTTGAATGAACATGCCCGTAGCCTGCAAAAAGAGCTGGATTTACTGAAAGGTAAAATGGCGGCTTTGGCGGGGGCGGATTTGGCGTCTCAAGCAGTTGCGATTGAAGGTGGTAAATTGCTGGTTGCTCAGGTCGAGGTTGCTGATCCAAAAGAGCTTCGTGATTTGCTGGATGAATTGAAGAGCAAGTTAGAGTCGGCGGTTATTTTGCTTGCGGCTGTTAACGATGGCAAAGTTAGCTTGATTGCTGGTGTTACTAAAGAGCTAACGAAAAAAATTAAAGCAGGCGACCTTATTAAGATGGTCGCACCTTTGGTTGATGGTAAGGGTGGCGGTCGTCCTGATATGGCTCAGGCTGGCGGTAATAATCCCGATGGTTTGGCTAATGCGCTGGCATTGGTGCCTGATTGGGTTGTTGAACGGGTATAA